The following are from one region of the Acetobacteroides hydrogenigenes genome:
- a CDS encoding sensor histidine kinase yields the protein MNKKQIWLLVSIIFLTSIGLILVQTLWIKNSLKIKEEELSDQLNETIRQVIQDIQQSEILTQTERTVAPFASKEGVNPYYEDQYNVVKKTHSSVHSVSKNEKIYYLDSKDTSKFINQIKGSFNSKTVSSIVNNAYKSKSAELSDSQSSERVRFPMNERYKKRTIFISETIDKLIRVEEPISQKVNKEQVDSLIRLELKKRGIRIPFEFAVTDEAANNIFKSDKFERNPADALPVHQQISPEGYTRTYFLHVNFPNTQKVAFRSMAVLAAMSVGLTLIIIFTFSLTLLVIFRQKKLAEIKNDFVSNMTHELKTPISTISLAAQMLQDKNLPNSSKNYDYLSKIVGDESKRLGFLVEKVLQMAIFDKGKLKLKTKEIDIHVIANKVCDNLQLQISNRKGTLERSLLAEKCIIFADEVHITNIIANLLDNALKYSKDKPKIKLSTYNRNDGLVIEVKDNGIGISKENIKRIFEQFYRVPTGNVHNVKGFGLGLSYVKKIVEAHGGQIWADSELGSGSTFSIYIPFKSGLSNN from the coding sequence ATGAATAAAAAGCAAATTTGGTTACTGGTTTCAATCATTTTCCTCACCTCCATAGGCTTGATCCTAGTTCAAACGCTATGGATTAAGAACTCGCTTAAAATCAAAGAAGAGGAATTAAGCGACCAACTTAACGAGACCATTCGCCAAGTTATTCAGGATATCCAACAAAGCGAAATACTTACTCAAACCGAACGCACGGTAGCCCCTTTTGCTAGTAAAGAGGGTGTTAATCCATACTATGAGGATCAGTATAACGTAGTGAAGAAGACCCATTCTTCGGTTCATAGCGTTAGCAAAAATGAGAAGATCTACTACCTAGATTCTAAGGATACATCTAAATTTATTAACCAGATTAAAGGCTCGTTCAACTCCAAAACCGTAAGTTCAATAGTAAATAACGCTTATAAAAGCAAGAGCGCAGAACTTTCTGATTCTCAAAGTAGCGAAAGGGTAAGGTTTCCTATGAACGAGCGCTATAAAAAGCGAACAATCTTTATATCAGAAACGATTGACAAGCTTATCCGAGTTGAGGAGCCAATATCTCAAAAAGTTAATAAGGAGCAGGTGGACTCACTTATTCGGTTAGAGTTGAAAAAGAGAGGAATTCGTATTCCTTTTGAGTTTGCTGTAACCGACGAAGCGGCCAACAACATCTTTAAATCTGATAAGTTTGAGCGAAATCCAGCAGATGCGCTTCCGGTACACCAGCAAATTTCACCAGAAGGCTACACCCGCACCTACTTTCTTCACGTAAACTTTCCTAACACGCAAAAGGTTGCTTTCCGATCCATGGCCGTACTTGCTGCAATGTCAGTAGGACTAACTTTAATCATCATTTTTACCTTTTCTCTTACTTTACTTGTTATATTTAGACAAAAGAAGCTCGCAGAAATTAAGAATGACTTCGTGAGCAACATGACGCACGAGCTGAAAACACCCATATCGACAATTTCGCTCGCAGCTCAAATGCTACAAGATAAGAACTTGCCAAACTCATCAAAAAACTACGACTACCTGTCGAAGATTGTTGGCGATGAAAGCAAGCGTTTAGGCTTTCTTGTTGAAAAAGTGCTTCAGATGGCTATTTTCGACAAAGGCAAACTAAAACTCAAAACAAAAGAAATTGATATCCACGTTATTGCAAACAAGGTATGCGATAATCTTCAACTACAGATTTCAAACCGAAAAGGAACCCTCGAAAGGTCACTTTTAGCTGAAAAATGCATTATTTTTGCAGATGAAGTGCATATTACAAATATTATAGCTAACTTGTTGGACAATGCGTTAAAGTACAGCAAGGATAAACCAAAAATCAAATTATCCACATACAATAGAAACGATGGACTCGTTATAGAAGTAAAGGATAACGGAATTGGAATCAGTAAGGAAAATATAAAACGTATTTTTGAACAGTTTTATAGGGTTCCTACAGGCAATGTACATAACGTAAAAGGCTTTGGCCTAGGGCTAAGCTACGTGAAGAAGATTGTTGAAGCGCATGGAGGTCAAATCTGGGCTGATAGTGAACTAGGCTCTGGAAGTACCTTCAGCATCTACATACCATTTAAAAGTGGACTAAGTAACAATTAA
- a CDS encoding YitT family protein, which yields MGKLSTQDLLGEFKTYLFMAIGLSLYCLGWTAFLIPANVVGGGVSGIGALIFYATGGAEGGFKIAYSYLIINAFLLYLGIKVLGSQFGLRTVIGIGMTAFLLWIGQELITQSPLDAKADRLLATIIGGSLCGAGLGLVFTQGGTSGGTDIIAMIVNKYRNISIGKVILLCDIIIIGASYFIFWDFTAVVYGYITVGLVSFTIDLVLQGTRQSVQMFIVSKNHTSIADRLSNEVGRGVTVLNGQGWYTKEEQKVVMVLVRKFETNHVYKICKQEDPNAFISVVNAMGVFGKGFDTIKAK from the coding sequence ATGGGCAAACTTAGTACTCAAGACCTATTGGGGGAGTTTAAGACTTACCTCTTTATGGCAATAGGTCTATCCCTATACTGTTTGGGGTGGACTGCTTTCCTTATTCCGGCAAACGTTGTAGGAGGAGGTGTTAGCGGTATAGGTGCGCTGATCTTCTATGCTACTGGAGGGGCAGAAGGAGGCTTTAAGATTGCCTATAGCTACCTTATTATAAATGCATTCCTTCTTTATTTAGGAATAAAAGTTTTAGGATCTCAGTTTGGCTTGCGTACCGTTATTGGAATTGGCATGACGGCCTTTCTTTTGTGGATAGGACAAGAACTTATTACCCAATCGCCATTAGATGCTAAAGCCGATAGGCTTTTGGCAACTATTATTGGAGGTAGCTTATGCGGGGCTGGTCTAGGCCTTGTATTTACCCAAGGAGGAACTTCTGGCGGAACCGATATCATAGCCATGATCGTCAACAAGTACCGCAATATCTCTATCGGTAAAGTAATACTGCTTTGCGATATTATCATTATCGGAGCATCCTACTTTATCTTTTGGGATTTTACGGCGGTAGTTTATGGTTACATTACAGTAGGTTTGGTGTCGTTTACTATCGACCTTGTGCTTCAAGGTACGCGACAGTCAGTGCAAATGTTCATTGTTTCGAAGAATCATACGAGCATTGCCGACCGGCTTTCTAACGAAGTTGGACGAGGTGTCACCGTTCTAAATGGTCAAGGATGGTATACCAAGGAGGAGCAGAAAGTGGTTATGGTTCTTGTGCGAAAGTTTGAAACCAACCATGTTTACAAGATTTGTAAGCAGGAAGATCCTAACGCCTTTATCTCAGTAGTAAATGCTATGGGGGTATTTGGTAAAGGGTTCGACACCATAAAAGCCAAATAG
- a CDS encoding M23 family metallopeptidase: MKFKILCSKRAVLVAALSFVVLLIGSFILWPSLQRFADLFRNKEVPPPVMEYGIPVDSFNVVTSEIAPGKNLSEILGEHGISAAQVDSLLTLSKGKFDLRSIRAGHRCKAFVQPDSTQRLAYWVYEITPVQYVVFSFKDSMSVHVAEKPVRIVRKVSRTTIKSSLWNAIEKAKMNTALALDLSEIYAWEIDFFGLQQNDSFKVVYDEMFVDSVSIGVAKIHAAVFNHMGKTYYAFSYMQDSVDSYWNENGQSLKKAFLKAPLKFSRITSGFSRSRLHPVLKIFRPHYGIDYSAPVGTPVMTIGSGVVIHKGYSGSAGNWIKIKHAASFITSYMHLSRFARGVSVGSRVQQGQVIGYVGSTGYSTGAHLDFRVWNGGKPINPLKVQSPPEKPLRKENLEAFMKHRNRMMQLLK; encoded by the coding sequence ATGAAGTTTAAAATATTGTGTAGTAAAAGAGCCGTGTTAGTTGCGGCTCTTTCTTTTGTAGTACTGCTTATTGGCTCCTTTATTTTATGGCCATCACTTCAACGATTTGCCGATTTATTTAGGAATAAGGAGGTTCCACCTCCCGTTATGGAGTATGGTATTCCTGTCGATTCTTTCAACGTTGTAACAAGTGAGATTGCTCCGGGCAAGAATCTATCAGAAATTTTAGGAGAACATGGAATCAGTGCTGCCCAGGTTGATAGCCTTTTGACGCTATCTAAAGGGAAGTTTGATCTACGCTCAATTCGAGCAGGGCATCGATGTAAAGCTTTCGTGCAACCTGACTCGACCCAACGGCTGGCCTATTGGGTTTACGAGATTACGCCTGTGCAGTATGTGGTTTTTTCGTTTAAGGATAGCATGAGCGTGCATGTTGCTGAAAAACCAGTGAGAATTGTTAGAAAAGTTAGCCGCACAACCATAAAATCTTCTTTGTGGAATGCTATTGAGAAGGCTAAAATGAATACTGCTCTTGCACTCGATCTTTCCGAGATATACGCTTGGGAAATAGACTTTTTTGGGCTTCAGCAGAACGACTCATTTAAGGTGGTGTACGACGAAATGTTTGTAGATTCAGTATCGATTGGGGTTGCAAAGATACATGCTGCCGTCTTCAACCATATGGGTAAAACCTACTACGCCTTTTCGTACATGCAAGATAGTGTTGATTCGTATTGGAACGAAAATGGGCAGAGCCTCAAAAAGGCTTTTCTTAAAGCCCCTCTAAAATTTTCGCGTATAACCTCTGGGTTTAGCCGAAGCCGTTTGCATCCAGTTCTTAAGATTTTCCGTCCCCATTACGGGATAGATTATTCTGCACCTGTTGGAACACCTGTAATGACGATAGGGAGTGGAGTCGTTATCCATAAAGGATATAGCGGTAGCGCAGGAAACTGGATTAAGATAAAGCATGCAGCCAGTTTTATAACCAGCTACATGCATCTTAGCCGATTTGCAAGGGGAGTATCAGTTGGATCTAGGGTTCAACAGGGGCAAGTTATCGGCTATGTTGGTTCTACAGGTTACTCAACCGGAGCTCATCTCGATTTTAGGGTATGGAATGGAGGCAAACCTATAAATCCTTTAAAGGTGCAGTCTCCTCCCGAAAAACCCTTGAGGAAGGAGAATCTGGAAGCGTTTATGAAGCATCGAAATCGAATGATGCAACTGCTAAAATAG
- the lepA gene encoding translation elongation factor 4 translates to MKNFRNFCIIAHIDHGKSTLADRLLQATHTLNEREFQNQVLDNMDLEREKGITIKSHAIQMEYVQDNETYILNLIDTPGHVDFSYEVSRAIAACEGALLIVDATQGIQAQTISNLYLALEHNLEIIPVINKIDMEAAMVEEVTDQIVELIGCKPEDIIPASAKTGIGVPEILEAIVSRVPAPAGDPAAPLQALIFDSVFNSFRGIIAYFKVTNGTLRQGDKVKFFNTGREYVADEIGVLKMKMVPRQEIKAGDVGYIISGIKTSSEVKVGDTITQVANSCSKAIAGFEDVKPMVFAGLYPVDSDDYEDLRSSLEKLQLNDASLTFEPESSLALGFGFRAGFLGLLHMEIIQERLYREFDMDVITTVPNVSYKVHTTKGDVVEVHNPSGLPAPTLIDFIEEPTIHAQVITKTEYLGAIMKLCIDKRGILRNQVFLSTDRVEVNFDMPLSEIVFDFYDKLKSISRGYASFDYYLNGYQQATLVKLDILLNGEPVDALSCLIHRDNAYDFGRKMCEKLKELIPRQQFDIAIQAAIGAKVIARETIKALRKDVTAKCYGGDISRKRKLLEKQKKGKKRMRQVGNVEVPQQAFLAVLKMGD, encoded by the coding sequence ATGAAGAATTTCAGAAACTTTTGTATTATAGCCCACATCGACCACGGTAAGAGTACCTTGGCTGACAGACTTCTACAGGCTACCCATACCCTTAACGAAAGGGAGTTCCAGAATCAGGTGCTTGACAACATGGATTTGGAGCGTGAAAAGGGTATTACCATTAAAAGCCATGCCATCCAAATGGAGTATGTTCAGGATAACGAAACCTATATCCTGAACCTCATTGACACTCCCGGTCACGTAGACTTCTCCTACGAAGTTTCTCGTGCCATAGCCGCCTGCGAGGGTGCGCTGCTTATAGTAGATGCAACACAAGGCATTCAGGCACAAACCATATCTAACCTTTACCTTGCGCTAGAGCACAATCTAGAGATTATTCCCGTTATCAACAAGATTGATATGGAAGCTGCAATGGTGGAAGAGGTAACCGACCAAATTGTTGAACTCATCGGATGTAAGCCCGAAGATATTATACCTGCCAGTGCAAAAACTGGCATTGGGGTTCCTGAAATTTTGGAGGCGATTGTTAGCAGAGTCCCTGCACCTGCTGGTGATCCGGCGGCTCCTCTTCAGGCTCTGATCTTTGACTCCGTTTTCAACTCTTTTAGAGGGATCATCGCCTACTTTAAGGTGACAAATGGCACTTTGCGTCAGGGCGACAAGGTAAAATTCTTCAATACAGGAAGGGAGTACGTTGCTGATGAAATCGGGGTGCTTAAGATGAAGATGGTTCCGCGTCAGGAAATTAAGGCTGGAGATGTGGGTTACATTATTTCTGGTATTAAGACTTCCTCTGAGGTAAAAGTTGGTGATACTATTACTCAGGTCGCTAATTCTTGCAGTAAGGCGATTGCCGGTTTCGAGGATGTTAAACCAATGGTGTTTGCAGGTCTTTATCCAGTAGACTCAGACGATTATGAGGATCTTCGTTCTTCGCTCGAAAAGTTGCAACTAAACGATGCTTCGCTCACTTTCGAGCCTGAATCGTCGCTTGCATTAGGATTCGGATTTCGTGCTGGTTTCCTCGGATTGCTTCACATGGAGATTATCCAGGAACGCCTTTACCGCGAGTTCGATATGGATGTGATTACCACCGTACCAAACGTTTCGTACAAGGTGCACACTACCAAGGGAGATGTCGTAGAGGTACACAATCCATCCGGATTGCCGGCACCTACTCTTATAGACTTTATTGAAGAGCCAACCATACATGCTCAGGTTATTACTAAGACCGAGTACCTAGGTGCCATAATGAAGCTTTGTATCGATAAGCGCGGTATACTTCGTAATCAGGTTTTCCTATCAACCGATAGAGTTGAGGTGAACTTCGACATGCCGCTAAGCGAAATTGTATTCGACTTCTATGATAAACTCAAGAGTATTTCGCGAGGTTACGCTTCTTTCGACTACTATCTGAACGGTTATCAACAGGCAACTCTTGTAAAGCTAGACATTCTGCTTAATGGAGAACCTGTAGATGCTCTTTCATGCCTTATCCACCGCGATAATGCTTACGACTTTGGTCGTAAGATGTGCGAAAAGTTGAAGGAACTCATTCCTCGTCAGCAGTTCGATATTGCTATTCAGGCTGCTATTGGCGCAAAGGTTATTGCGCGTGAAACCATTAAGGCGCTTCGAAAGGATGTTACTGCCAAGTGTTACGGTGGTGATATCTCGCGTAAGCGAAAGCTTCTCGAAAAACAGAAAAAAGGAAAAAAGAGAATGCGTCAGGTGGGGAATGTTGAAGTGCCGCAGCAGGCATTCCTTGCAGTACTTAAAATGGGAGATTAG
- the mscL gene encoding large-conductance mechanosensitive channel protein MscL: MSFIKEFKDFISKGSVIDLAVAVIIGGAFGQIVTSAVNDILMPVIGIVLGGIDFTSFKITLKAAVMGANGAIDKPAVTMNIGNFIQVTVNFLIISLFIFIALKGLMKLKKKEAEAPAAPPAPSEEVKLLSEIRDLLKQNNR, translated from the coding sequence ATGAGCTTCATTAAGGAATTTAAAGATTTCATCTCGAAGGGCAGCGTCATCGACCTAGCCGTTGCCGTAATTATTGGCGGCGCCTTTGGGCAGATTGTTACATCGGCTGTAAACGACATTCTGATGCCTGTTATCGGGATTGTGCTTGGAGGAATAGACTTTACCTCGTTTAAGATTACGCTTAAAGCAGCGGTAATGGGTGCCAACGGCGCCATTGACAAGCCCGCCGTAACCATGAACATTGGCAACTTTATTCAGGTAACGGTCAACTTCCTAATAATATCGCTCTTTATCTTTATCGCCCTTAAGGGGCTGATGAAGCTGAAAAAGAAAGAGGCAGAGGCTCCAGCAGCGCCTCCTGCTCCAAGCGAAGAGGTTAAGCTGCTCTCCGAAATCCGCGACCTGCTGAAACAGAATAATCGCTAA
- a CDS encoding glycoside hydrolase family 16 protein, whose product MEFFREFSKGNLLKEYEELEKARHTSKEEQRNAKIRIKEITQSESWKKYEKLKKSSAFASYLKLETTFEDDFNGEKVDENKWLTKFFWGETLLGKGYSHSEEFHNYTEGENLEVKNSNLIIRTSEEESTSLSWNKKYGFLSRKSGFTSGIVNTGKSFRQQYGRFEAKISFKHTDGVYNAFWMVGNSASPHLNIFKVSQNLELGLINGPKENNQSKVSRLLLKEGSYIVGIDWNKKEIKWLLNGTVVKKTTTNLPDSPLYLVFSSGVYKNTSIKAKESNEFLIDWVRCFKTN is encoded by the coding sequence GTGGAATTCTTTCGCGAGTTTAGCAAAGGAAACTTGCTGAAAGAGTATGAGGAGTTGGAGAAGGCAAGGCATACGTCGAAGGAAGAGCAAAGAAATGCCAAAATTAGAATTAAAGAAATTACCCAGAGTGAAAGCTGGAAAAAATATGAGAAGCTAAAGAAATCATCAGCATTTGCAAGTTATCTCAAATTAGAAACAACCTTCGAGGATGATTTCAACGGAGAAAAGGTTGATGAAAATAAATGGCTTACAAAGTTCTTTTGGGGAGAAACTCTTTTAGGAAAAGGTTATTCGCACTCCGAAGAGTTTCACAACTATACAGAAGGAGAGAATTTGGAAGTCAAGAATAGCAATCTAATTATTCGTACCAGCGAAGAGGAAAGCACCTCCTTATCATGGAATAAGAAATACGGCTTCCTAAGCCGAAAATCAGGTTTTACTTCAGGAATTGTAAATACCGGAAAAAGTTTCCGTCAGCAATATGGCCGCTTTGAGGCTAAAATAAGCTTTAAGCACACCGATGGTGTATACAATGCCTTTTGGATGGTTGGGAACTCTGCAAGTCCTCACCTTAACATCTTTAAGGTGTCACAAAATCTTGAACTTGGTCTTATTAATGGACCAAAAGAGAACAACCAATCAAAGGTTTCGCGCCTTCTACTTAAAGAAGGCTCCTACATCGTAGGAATTGATTGGAATAAAAAGGAAATAAAATGGTTACTAAATGGAACTGTCGTAAAAAAAACAACAACCAATCTGCCCGACAGCCCATTATACCTTGTATTCTCATCGGGAGTATACAAGAATACTAGCATAAAAGCCAAAGAATCCAACGAATTCCTTATCGACTGGGTTCGATGCTTCAAGACAAACTAG
- a CDS encoding RBBP9/YdeN family alpha/beta hydrolase yields the protein MEFSSDILILPGHGNSGENHWQTLWEREYDFKRIEQHNWLTPTCDDWVETIEKEVSKYDSEEVILVAHSLACIAVAYWAERYNRYIKGALLVAPCDTEAPTTPPGIVGFDPIPAIELPFPSIVVTSLDDHFASWERTEAFAECWGSKLVNIGKAGHINPSSGYGKWRWGLELLKRLDE from the coding sequence ATGGAATTTAGCTCTGATATTCTAATCCTTCCTGGCCATGGAAATTCGGGAGAAAACCACTGGCAAACTCTTTGGGAAAGGGAATACGACTTTAAGCGCATCGAACAGCACAATTGGCTAACCCCAACGTGCGACGATTGGGTAGAAACCATCGAAAAAGAGGTAAGCAAGTACGACTCGGAGGAGGTTATTTTGGTTGCCCATAGCCTAGCTTGCATTGCCGTTGCCTACTGGGCCGAGCGCTACAACCGCTACATTAAGGGTGCGCTACTGGTCGCCCCCTGCGATACCGAGGCGCCTACTACCCCTCCTGGAATCGTCGGATTTGACCCCATACCCGCCATAGAGCTGCCCTTCCCCTCTATTGTGGTAACAAGCCTAGACGATCACTTCGCAAGTTGGGAGCGAACCGAAGCCTTTGCTGAATGCTGGGGCAGCAAGCTGGTTAACATCGGTAAGGCAGGGCACATCAACCCCTCATCAGGCTATGGGAAATGGCGCTGGGGCTTAGAGCTGCTTAAGCGGCTAGACGAGTAA
- the leuS gene encoding leucine--tRNA ligase, which produces MEYNFVDIEKKWQQRWRENKTYKVDVDASRPKFYVLDMFPYPSGAGLHVGHPLGYIASDIFSRFKRLEGYNVLHPMGYDAFGLPAEQYAIQTGQHPAITTDINIKRYREQLDKIGFSYDWSREFRTCDPSYYKWTQWAFLLMFKSYYNNKTQKAESIDSLIEEFRINGNGSVDAACGEVPAFTAAEWNAMGEKEQQEILLQYRIAYLADTMVNWCAELGTVLANDEVKDGLSVRGGFPVVQRKMRQWSLRISAYAQRLLDELEELEWTDSLKEIQRNWIGRSQGAQVFFGLKDSEKQLEVFTTRPDTIFGVTFMVIAPEHEMVMELTTPEYREAVQAYIDETKKRSERERMAEKRVSGQFTGGYAINPFNGKQIPIYISDYVLIGYGTGAIMAVPAHDSRDYAFAKHFGIDIIEVVAGGDISTESYDAKEGKLVNSDFLNGLDVKQAVTRAIDEVEARGIGKRQINYRLRDAIFSRQRYWGEPFPIYFKDGLPYAIEDDKLPLELPEVDAFLPTETGEPPLGRAKNWATADGYPFELSTMPGFAGSSAYYLRYMDPTNDKGLVSKEANEYWRNVDLYIGGTEHATGHLIYSRFWNKFLYDLGFVAEKEPFKKLINQGMIQGRSNFVYRVQGTNKFVSLGLKDKYQTQEIHVDVNIVYNDILDTEAFKQWRPEFATAEFEFEDGKYVCGWAVEKMSKSMYNVVNPDIIVERYGADTLRMYEMFLGPLEQSKPWDTKGIDGVHRFLRKFWRLFTNNEGEISVTDAQPSTDELKALHKTIKKVREDIENFSFNTSVSAFMVCVNELTDLKCSKRAILEPLTVLLSPFAPHITEELWSILGYTTTINDAKYPVHNEDYLVETSFEYPVSFNGKLRFKKVLPLSLNPKQVEEAVLTDEQVAKFLEGKAPKKVIVVPGKIVNIVI; this is translated from the coding sequence ATGGAATACAATTTTGTCGATATAGAGAAGAAGTGGCAGCAGCGCTGGCGCGAGAATAAGACCTATAAGGTTGATGTGGATGCTTCGAGGCCAAAGTTCTACGTCCTCGATATGTTCCCCTACCCATCGGGAGCAGGGCTGCATGTGGGCCATCCGCTAGGCTACATTGCCTCCGATATTTTTTCACGCTTCAAGCGTTTAGAGGGCTACAACGTGCTTCACCCTATGGGCTACGATGCGTTCGGGCTACCTGCCGAGCAGTACGCCATCCAAACGGGGCAGCATCCGGCCATCACCACCGATATCAACATCAAGCGCTACCGCGAGCAGCTCGACAAGATTGGCTTCTCGTACGACTGGAGCCGCGAGTTCCGCACCTGCGATCCTTCGTACTACAAGTGGACGCAGTGGGCGTTCCTGCTCATGTTTAAGAGTTACTACAACAATAAAACCCAGAAGGCAGAATCTATAGATTCCCTTATCGAAGAGTTCCGAATCAATGGTAACGGCAGTGTAGATGCCGCCTGTGGTGAGGTTCCTGCATTTACCGCTGCCGAGTGGAATGCCATGGGCGAGAAGGAGCAGCAGGAGATTCTGCTACAGTACCGCATCGCCTACCTTGCCGATACGATGGTTAACTGGTGCGCCGAGCTGGGCACCGTGCTGGCCAACGACGAGGTGAAGGATGGCCTTTCGGTTCGCGGAGGCTTCCCCGTTGTGCAGCGCAAGATGCGCCAGTGGTCGCTTCGCATCTCGGCCTACGCACAGCGCTTGCTCGACGAACTCGAGGAGTTGGAGTGGACCGACTCGCTGAAGGAGATCCAGCGCAACTGGATTGGCCGCTCGCAGGGTGCTCAGGTTTTCTTCGGATTGAAGGATAGCGAAAAGCAGCTGGAGGTGTTCACCACCCGCCCCGACACCATCTTTGGTGTAACCTTTATGGTAATTGCCCCCGAGCACGAAATGGTGATGGAGCTTACCACACCCGAGTACCGCGAGGCCGTTCAAGCCTACATCGACGAAACCAAGAAGCGTAGCGAGCGCGAACGCATGGCCGAGAAGCGCGTGAGCGGGCAGTTCACCGGAGGCTACGCCATCAACCCCTTTAACGGAAAGCAAATTCCAATCTACATAAGTGACTACGTGCTTATCGGCTACGGAACTGGCGCCATCATGGCCGTTCCTGCCCATGATAGCCGCGACTACGCCTTTGCTAAGCACTTCGGCATCGACATCATCGAGGTGGTTGCCGGCGGCGATATTTCCACCGAGAGCTACGACGCCAAGGAGGGCAAGCTCGTCAACTCCGACTTCCTAAACGGGTTGGATGTGAAGCAGGCCGTAACCCGCGCCATCGACGAGGTGGAGGCACGTGGTATTGGCAAGCGCCAGATCAACTACCGCCTGCGCGACGCCATCTTTAGCCGCCAGCGCTACTGGGGCGAGCCATTCCCCATCTACTTTAAGGATGGGCTACCTTACGCCATCGAGGATGATAAGCTGCCATTGGAGCTACCTGAGGTGGATGCCTTCCTTCCAACCGAAACGGGCGAGCCACCGCTTGGCCGTGCCAAGAACTGGGCTACCGCCGATGGATATCCATTCGAGCTGAGCACCATGCCAGGGTTTGCCGGCTCATCGGCCTACTACCTCCGCTACATGGATCCAACCAACGATAAGGGGCTTGTGTCGAAGGAAGCCAACGAGTACTGGCGTAATGTCGACCTCTACATAGGGGGAACCGAGCACGCAACGGGTCACCTTATCTACTCGCGCTTCTGGAATAAGTTCCTATACGATCTTGGCTTTGTTGCCGAGAAGGAGCCCTTCAAGAAACTGATTAACCAGGGAATGATTCAAGGCCGTTCGAACTTCGTTTACCGCGTTCAGGGTACCAATAAGTTTGTTTCGCTTGGTCTAAAGGATAAGTACCAGACACAGGAAATTCACGTTGACGTAAACATCGTTTACAACGATATTCTAGATACTGAGGCTTTCAAACAATGGCGTCCCGAGTTTGCTACCGCCGAGTTCGAGTTCGAGGATGGCAAGTACGTTTGCGGTTGGGCTGTCGAGAAGATGTCGAAGAGCATGTACAACGTGGTGAATCCCGATATCATCGTGGAGCGCTACGGAGCGGATACCCTTCGCATGTACGAAATGTTCCTTGGTCCACTCGAGCAGTCGAAGCCTTGGGATACCAAGGGTATCGATGGCGTTCACCGCTTCCTTCGCAAGTTCTGGAGGCTCTTCACCAACAACGAGGGTGAAATTAGCGTTACCGATGCACAACCTTCGACTGATGAGCTAAAAGCGCTGCATAAAACCATCAAGAAGGTACGCGAGGATATCGAGAACTTCTCGTTCAACACCTCGGTATCGGCCTTTATGGTTTGCGTAAACGAGCTAACTGATTTGAAGTGCAGCAAGCGAGCAATCCTAGAGCCACTAACAGTACTGCTTTCTCCGTTTGCACCTCACATTACCGAAGAACTATGGTCGATTTTGGGATACACAACCACCATCAACGATGCAAAGTATCCGGTTCATAACGAGGATTACCTGGTAGAAACCAGCTTCGAGTATCCTGTTTCGTTTAACGGCAAGCTTAGGTTTAAGAAAGTCCTTCCTTTAAGCCTGAATCCAAAGCAGGTAGAGGAAGCCGTTCTTACCGACGAGCAGGTTGCCAAATTCCTCGAAGGTAAAGCACCTAAAAAGGTAATCGTAGTGCCGGGGAAGATCGTTAACATAGTTATATAA
- a CDS encoding response regulator transcription factor, producing MESKAKVLLAEDDENLGMLLKEYLNAKGYQTELYVDGEKAFDGFKNNKYDIVILDVMMPVKDGFSVAKDIRMIDDKVPILFLTAKSMKEDVLEGFSVGGDDYMTKPFSIEELQYRIEAILRRTKGAGGVASQDQFTLGTYTFDATKQILGHNGVDQKLTAKESELLKFLCINRNAVLDRNFALKTIWSDDSYFNARSMDVYITKLRKYLKDDPSIQILNIRGKGFKLIG from the coding sequence ATGGAAAGCAAGGCGAAGGTTCTTTTAGCAGAAGATGATGAAAACCTTGGTATGTTACTAAAGGAGTACTTAAACGCCAAGGGGTATCAAACCGAGCTTTATGTCGATGGCGAGAAAGCATTCGACGGATTCAAGAACAACAAGTATGACATCGTAATCTTAGATGTGATGATGCCTGTAAAAGACGGATTTTCTGTCGCAAAGGACATCAGAATGATCGACGATAAGGTACCCATTCTTTTCCTCACCGCTAAGTCGATGAAGGAAGATGTTCTTGAAGGATTCTCGGTGGGTGGTGATGACTATATGACAAAGCCATTCAGCATTGAGGAGCTTCAGTATCGCATTGAAGCAATTCTGCGCCGTACAAAAGGAGCTGGTGGAGTAGCTAGCCAAGATCAATTTACCCTTGGAACGTATACTTTTGATGCAACCAAGCAAATACTTGGACACAACGGGGTTGATCAAAAGCTTACAGCCAAAGAATCAGAACTTCTTAAGTTTTTATGTATCAACAGAAATGCGGTCCTCGATAGAAATTTTGCGCTAAAAACTATCTGGTCTGACGATAGTTACTTTAACGCTCGCAGCATGGACGTATACATTACCAAGTTAAGAAAGTACTTAAAGGATGATCCATCCATTCAAATTCTGAATATCAGAGGAAAAGGATTTAAGCTTATCGGCTAG